One stretch of Rattus norvegicus strain BN/NHsdMcwi chromosome 12, GRCr8, whole genome shotgun sequence DNA includes these proteins:
- the Sun1 gene encoding SUN domain-containing protein 1 isoform X1: MWRVFVPRPGRCGRGLRRRREAAWSEPVNMDFSRLHTYTPPQCVPENTGYTYALSSSYSSDALDFETEHRLEPVFDSPRMSRRSLRLITTTAAYSSGDGQTVDTHISTSRATPAKGRETRTVKQRSASKPAFSINHLSGKGLSSSTSHDSSCSLRSATVLRHPVLDESLIREQTKVDHFWGLDDDGDLKGGNKAATQGNGELAAEVASSNGYTCRDCRMLSARTDALTAHSAVHGPTSRVYSRDRTLRPRGASFYLDRTLWLAKYTSSSFASFIVQLFQVVLMKLNFESETYKLKGYESRAYESQSYETKSHESEAHLGHCGRMTAGELSRVDGESLCDDCKGKKHLETHTTTHSQLSQPHRAAGAMGRLCTYTGDLLVRALRRTRAAGWSVAEAMWSVLWLAVTAPGKAASGTFWWLGSGWYQFVTLISWLNVFLLTRCLRNICKVFVLLLPLLLLLGAGFSLWGQGNFFSLLPMLNWTAMQPAQRVDNPKDMHRPGPLSPSPPLKVDPMASQWPQESDMGQKIASLSAQCHNHDERLAELTVLLQKLQIRVDQVDDGREGLSLWVKDMVGQHLQEIGSIEPPDAKTDFLTLHHDHEVRLSSLEDVLRKLTEKSEAIQKELEETKLRAGSRDEEQPLLDRVQHLELELNLLKSQLSDWQHLRSSCEQADARIQETVQLMFSEDQPGGSLEWLLQKLSSRFVSKDELQVLLHDLELKLLQNITHHITVTGQAPTSEAIVSAMSQAGISGITEAQAHIIVNNALRLYSQDKTGMVDFALESGGGSILSTRCSETYETKTALLSLFGVPLWYFSQSPRVVIQPDIYPGNCWAFKGSQGYLVVRLSMKIYPTTFTMEHIPKTLSPTGNISSAPRDFAVYGLETEYQEEGQPLGRFTYDQEGDSLQMFHTLERPDQGFQIVELRVLSNWGHPEYTCLYRFRVHGEPIQ, translated from the exons TTCTAGTTATTCTTCGGATGCTCTGGATTTTGAGACTGAACACAGATTGGAACCTGTCTTTGACTCTCCAAGGATGTCCCGCCGTAGCTTGCGCCTGATCACAACAACAGCTGCATACAGCAGTGGGGACGGCCAGACTGTTGACACTCACATCAGCACCAGCAGGGCCACCCCGGCCAAGGGGAGAGAAACCAG GACAGTCAAACAGAGAAGTGCAAGCAAGCCAGCTTTTAGTATCAACCACCTGTCAGGGAAGGGCTTGTCCTCAAGCACAAGCCATGACAGCTCTTGCAGCCTGCGGAGTGCCACGGTGCTGCGGCATCCTGTGCTAGACGAGTCTCTGATTCGTGAGCAGACCAAAGTGGACCACTTCTGGG gtcTCGATGATGATGGCGACCTTAAAG GTGGAAATAAAGCTGCCACTCAGGGAAATGGTGAACTGGCAGCAGAGGTGGCGAGCAGCAACGGATACACCTGCCGCGACTGCAGGATGCTCTCGGCTCGGACAGACGCTCTCACAGCCCACTCTGCCGTCCACGGGCCCACCTCAAGGGTTTACTCCAGAGATAGGACTCTCAGACCCC GCGGTGCGTCCTTTTACCTGGATAGGACTCTGTGGCTGGCCAAGtacacctcctcctcctttgcgTCATTCATAGTTCAACTTTTTCAAGTGGTTTTAATGAAGCTCAATTTTGAATCAGAAACTTACAAATTGAAAGGCTATGAATCCAGAGCTTATGAATCACAGAGCTATGAGACAAAGAGCCATGAGTCAGAag CCCATCTCGGTCACTGTGGGAGGATGACTGCCGGAGAACTTTCCAGAGTGGACGGGGAGTCCCTGT GTGATGACTGTAAGGGGAAGAAGCACCTTGAGACACACACAACCACCCACTCGCAACTGTCCCAGCCACACAGGGCGGCAGGGGCCATGGGGCGCCTCTGCACCTACACAG GTGACCTCTTGGTTCGAGCACTGCGCAGGACCAGAGCTGCTGGGTGGTCTGTGGCAGAGGCCATGTGGTCGGTGCTCTGGCTGGCTGTCACTGCTCCAG GGAAGGCAGCCTCTGGAACCTTCTGGTGGCTAGGGAGTGGCTGGTACCAATTTGTTACTTTGATTTCCTGGCTGAATGTGTTTCTTCTTACCAG gtgCCTTCGAAATATTTGCAAGGTTTTTGTCTTGCTGCTCCCACTCCTACTTTTATTAG GTGCTGGTTTCTCCTTGTGGGGCCAGGGCAACTTCTTCTCACTCCTACCAATGTTGAATTGGACGGCCATGCAGCCAGCGCAGAGGGTGGACAATCCCAAGGACATGCACAGACCCGGCCCTCTTTCCCCGAGTCCACCTCTCAAG GTTGATCCCATGGCTTCCCAGTGGCCTCAGGAGAGTGATATGGGGCAGAAGATAGCCTCTTTGAGTGCACAGTGCCACAACCATGATGAGAGACTCGCAGAGCTGACAGTCCTGCTTCAGAAACTCCAGATACGGGTAGACCAAGTGGATGACGGCAGGGAAGGGCTGTCACTGTGGGTCAAGGATATGGTTGGACAGCACCTGCAGGAGATTGGCTCCATAGAACCACCTGATGCTAAG ACTGACTTCCTGACTTTACACCATGACCATGAAGTGCGTCTCTCCAGTTTGGAAGATGTTCTTAGAAAACTGACTGAAAAATCTGAG GCTATCCAGAAGGAGCTGGAGGAAACCAAGCTGAGAGCAGGCAG CAGGGATGAAGAGCAGCCCCTCCTTGACCGTGTGCAGCACCTAGAACTGGAGCTGAACCTGCTGAAGTCACAGCTGTCGGACTGGCAGCATCTGAGGAGCAGCTGTGAGCAG GCTGATGCCCGCATCCAGGAGACTGTGCAGCTCATGTTCTCTGAGGACCAGCCGGGCGGCTCCCTCGAGTGGCTGTTACAGAAGCTTTCTTCTCGGTTCGTGAGCAAGGATGAGCTGCAGGTGCTTTTGCATGACCTTGAGCTGAAACTACTGCAGAATATCACACACCACATCACCGTCACAGGCCAGGCTCCGACATCCGAGGCCATTGTGTCTGCCATGAGTCAGGCAGGGATTTCAGGAATCACAGAAGCG CAAGCACATATCATTGTGAACAATGCTCTGAGGCTGTACTCCCAAGACAAGACTGGGATGGTGGACTTTGCTCTGGAGTCTGGAG GTGGCAGCATCCTAAGCACTCGGTGCTCTGAGACCTATGAGACCAAGACGGCACTGCTGAGCCTGTTCGGGGTCCCACTGTGGTACTTCTCACAGTCACCTCGAGTGGTAATCCAG CCCGACATCTACCCGGGGAATTGCTGGGCATTTAAGGGTTCCCAGGGGTACCTGGTAGTTCGCTTGTCCATGAAGATCTACCCAACCACGTTCACCATGGAGCACATTCCAAAGACGCTGTCACCGACTGGTAACATCTCCAGTGCCCCCAGAGACTTTGCAGTCTAT GGACTGGAAACCGAGTATCAGGAAGAGGGGCAGCCTCTGGGACGGTTCACCTATGACCAGGAAGGGGACTCACTCCAGATGTTCCACACACTG gaaagacctgaccAAGGGTTCCAGATAGTAGAGCTCCGGGTTCTGTCCAACTGGGGCCACCCTGAGTACACTTGCCTCTACCGGTTCCGAGTCCACGGAGAGCCCATCCAGTAG
- the Sun1 gene encoding SUN domain-containing protein 1 isoform X12, with translation MWRVFVPRPGRCGRGLRRRREAAWSEPVNMDFSRLHTYTPPQCVPENTGYTYALSSSYSSDALDFETEHRLEPVFDSPRMSRRSLRLITTTAAYSSGDGQTVDTHISTSRATPAKGRETRTVKQRSASKPAFSINHLSGKGLSSSTSHDSSCSLRSATVLRHPVLDESLIREQTKVDHFWGLDDDGDLKGGNKAATQGNGELAAEVASSNGYTCRDCRMLSARTDALTAHSAVHGPTSRVYSRDRTLRPPHLGHCGRMTAGELSRVDGESLCDDCKGKKHLETHTTTHSQLSQPHRAAGAMGRLCTYTGDLLVRALRRTRAAGWSVAEAMWSVLWLAVTAPGKAASGTFWWLGSGWYQFVTLISWLNVFLLTRCLRNICKVFVLLLPLLLLLGAGFSLWGQGNFFSLLPMLNWTAMQPAQRVDNPKDMHRPGPLSPSPPLKVDPMASQWPQESDMGQKIASLSAQCHNHDERLAELTVLLQKLQIRVDQVDDGREGLSLWVKDMVGQHLQEIGSIEPPDAKTDFLTLHHDHEVRLSSLEDVLRKLTEKSEAIQKELEETKLRAGRDEEQPLLDRVQHLELELNLLKSQLSDWQHLRSSCEQADARIQETVQLMFSEDQPGGSLEWLLQKLSSRFVSKDELQVLLHDLELKLLQNITHHITVTGQAPTSEAIVSAMSQAGISGITEAQAHIIVNNALRLYSQDKTGMVDFALESGGGSILSTRCSETYETKTALLSLFGVPLWYFSQSPRVVIQPDIYPGNCWAFKGSQGYLVVRLSMKIYPTTFTMEHIPKTLSPTGNISSAPRDFAVYGLETEYQEEGQPLGRFTYDQEGDSLQMFHTLERPDQGFQIVELRVLSNWGHPEYTCLYRFRVHGEPIQ, from the exons TTCTAGTTATTCTTCGGATGCTCTGGATTTTGAGACTGAACACAGATTGGAACCTGTCTTTGACTCTCCAAGGATGTCCCGCCGTAGCTTGCGCCTGATCACAACAACAGCTGCATACAGCAGTGGGGACGGCCAGACTGTTGACACTCACATCAGCACCAGCAGGGCCACCCCGGCCAAGGGGAGAGAAACCAG GACAGTCAAACAGAGAAGTGCAAGCAAGCCAGCTTTTAGTATCAACCACCTGTCAGGGAAGGGCTTGTCCTCAAGCACAAGCCATGACAGCTCTTGCAGCCTGCGGAGTGCCACGGTGCTGCGGCATCCTGTGCTAGACGAGTCTCTGATTCGTGAGCAGACCAAAGTGGACCACTTCTGGG gtcTCGATGATGATGGCGACCTTAAAG GTGGAAATAAAGCTGCCACTCAGGGAAATGGTGAACTGGCAGCAGAGGTGGCGAGCAGCAACGGATACACCTGCCGCGACTGCAGGATGCTCTCGGCTCGGACAGACGCTCTCACAGCCCACTCTGCCGTCCACGGGCCCACCTCAAGGGTTTACTCCAGAGATAGGACTCTCAGACCCC CCCATCTCGGTCACTGTGGGAGGATGACTGCCGGAGAACTTTCCAGAGTGGACGGGGAGTCCCTGT GTGATGACTGTAAGGGGAAGAAGCACCTTGAGACACACACAACCACCCACTCGCAACTGTCCCAGCCACACAGGGCGGCAGGGGCCATGGGGCGCCTCTGCACCTACACAG GTGACCTCTTGGTTCGAGCACTGCGCAGGACCAGAGCTGCTGGGTGGTCTGTGGCAGAGGCCATGTGGTCGGTGCTCTGGCTGGCTGTCACTGCTCCAG GGAAGGCAGCCTCTGGAACCTTCTGGTGGCTAGGGAGTGGCTGGTACCAATTTGTTACTTTGATTTCCTGGCTGAATGTGTTTCTTCTTACCAG gtgCCTTCGAAATATTTGCAAGGTTTTTGTCTTGCTGCTCCCACTCCTACTTTTATTAG GTGCTGGTTTCTCCTTGTGGGGCCAGGGCAACTTCTTCTCACTCCTACCAATGTTGAATTGGACGGCCATGCAGCCAGCGCAGAGGGTGGACAATCCCAAGGACATGCACAGACCCGGCCCTCTTTCCCCGAGTCCACCTCTCAAG GTTGATCCCATGGCTTCCCAGTGGCCTCAGGAGAGTGATATGGGGCAGAAGATAGCCTCTTTGAGTGCACAGTGCCACAACCATGATGAGAGACTCGCAGAGCTGACAGTCCTGCTTCAGAAACTCCAGATACGGGTAGACCAAGTGGATGACGGCAGGGAAGGGCTGTCACTGTGGGTCAAGGATATGGTTGGACAGCACCTGCAGGAGATTGGCTCCATAGAACCACCTGATGCTAAG ACTGACTTCCTGACTTTACACCATGACCATGAAGTGCGTCTCTCCAGTTTGGAAGATGTTCTTAGAAAACTGACTGAAAAATCTGAG GCTATCCAGAAGGAGCTGGAGGAAACCAAGCTGAGAGCAGGCAG GGATGAAGAGCAGCCCCTCCTTGACCGTGTGCAGCACCTAGAACTGGAGCTGAACCTGCTGAAGTCACAGCTGTCGGACTGGCAGCATCTGAGGAGCAGCTGTGAGCAG GCTGATGCCCGCATCCAGGAGACTGTGCAGCTCATGTTCTCTGAGGACCAGCCGGGCGGCTCCCTCGAGTGGCTGTTACAGAAGCTTTCTTCTCGGTTCGTGAGCAAGGATGAGCTGCAGGTGCTTTTGCATGACCTTGAGCTGAAACTACTGCAGAATATCACACACCACATCACCGTCACAGGCCAGGCTCCGACATCCGAGGCCATTGTGTCTGCCATGAGTCAGGCAGGGATTTCAGGAATCACAGAAGCG CAAGCACATATCATTGTGAACAATGCTCTGAGGCTGTACTCCCAAGACAAGACTGGGATGGTGGACTTTGCTCTGGAGTCTGGAG GTGGCAGCATCCTAAGCACTCGGTGCTCTGAGACCTATGAGACCAAGACGGCACTGCTGAGCCTGTTCGGGGTCCCACTGTGGTACTTCTCACAGTCACCTCGAGTGGTAATCCAG CCCGACATCTACCCGGGGAATTGCTGGGCATTTAAGGGTTCCCAGGGGTACCTGGTAGTTCGCTTGTCCATGAAGATCTACCCAACCACGTTCACCATGGAGCACATTCCAAAGACGCTGTCACCGACTGGTAACATCTCCAGTGCCCCCAGAGACTTTGCAGTCTAT GGACTGGAAACCGAGTATCAGGAAGAGGGGCAGCCTCTGGGACGGTTCACCTATGACCAGGAAGGGGACTCACTCCAGATGTTCCACACACTG gaaagacctgaccAAGGGTTCCAGATAGTAGAGCTCCGGGTTCTGTCCAACTGGGGCCACCCTGAGTACACTTGCCTCTACCGGTTCCGAGTCCACGGAGAGCCCATCCAGTAG
- the Sun1 gene encoding SUN domain-containing protein 1 isoform X11, with translation MWRVFVPRPGRCGRGLRRRREAAWSEPVNMDFSRLHTYTPPQCVPENTGYTYALSSSYSSDALDFETEHRLEPVFDSPRMSRRSLRLITTTAAYSSGDGQTVDTHISTSRATPAKGRETRTVKQRSASKPAFSINHLSGKGLSSSTSHDSSCSLRSATVLRHPVLDESLIREQTKVDHFWGLDDDGDLKGGNKAATQGNGELAAEVASSNGYTCRDCRMLSARTDALTAHSAVHGPTSRVYSRDRTLRPPHLGHCGRMTAGELSRVDGESLCDDCKGKKHLETHTTTHSQLSQPHRAAGAMGRLCTYTGDLLVRALRRTRAAGWSVAEAMWSVLWLAVTAPGKAASGTFWWLGSGWYQFVTLISWLNVFLLTRCLRNICKVFVLLLPLLLLLGAGFSLWGQGNFFSLLPMLNWTAMQPAQRVDNPKDMHRPGPLSPSPPLKVDPMASQWPQESDMGQKIASLSAQCHNHDERLAELTVLLQKLQIRVDQVDDGREGLSLWVKDMVGQHLQEIGSIEPPDAKTDFLTLHHDHEVRLSSLEDVLRKLTEKSEAIQKELEETKLRAGSRDEEQPLLDRVQHLELELNLLKSQLSDWQHLRSSCEQADARIQETVQLMFSEDQPGGSLEWLLQKLSSRFVSKDELQVLLHDLELKLLQNITHHITVTGQAPTSEAIVSAMSQAGISGITEAQAHIIVNNALRLYSQDKTGMVDFALESGGGSILSTRCSETYETKTALLSLFGVPLWYFSQSPRVVIQPDIYPGNCWAFKGSQGYLVVRLSMKIYPTTFTMEHIPKTLSPTGNISSAPRDFAVYGLETEYQEEGQPLGRFTYDQEGDSLQMFHTLERPDQGFQIVELRVLSNWGHPEYTCLYRFRVHGEPIQ, from the exons TTCTAGTTATTCTTCGGATGCTCTGGATTTTGAGACTGAACACAGATTGGAACCTGTCTTTGACTCTCCAAGGATGTCCCGCCGTAGCTTGCGCCTGATCACAACAACAGCTGCATACAGCAGTGGGGACGGCCAGACTGTTGACACTCACATCAGCACCAGCAGGGCCACCCCGGCCAAGGGGAGAGAAACCAG GACAGTCAAACAGAGAAGTGCAAGCAAGCCAGCTTTTAGTATCAACCACCTGTCAGGGAAGGGCTTGTCCTCAAGCACAAGCCATGACAGCTCTTGCAGCCTGCGGAGTGCCACGGTGCTGCGGCATCCTGTGCTAGACGAGTCTCTGATTCGTGAGCAGACCAAAGTGGACCACTTCTGGG gtcTCGATGATGATGGCGACCTTAAAG GTGGAAATAAAGCTGCCACTCAGGGAAATGGTGAACTGGCAGCAGAGGTGGCGAGCAGCAACGGATACACCTGCCGCGACTGCAGGATGCTCTCGGCTCGGACAGACGCTCTCACAGCCCACTCTGCCGTCCACGGGCCCACCTCAAGGGTTTACTCCAGAGATAGGACTCTCAGACCCC CCCATCTCGGTCACTGTGGGAGGATGACTGCCGGAGAACTTTCCAGAGTGGACGGGGAGTCCCTGT GTGATGACTGTAAGGGGAAGAAGCACCTTGAGACACACACAACCACCCACTCGCAACTGTCCCAGCCACACAGGGCGGCAGGGGCCATGGGGCGCCTCTGCACCTACACAG GTGACCTCTTGGTTCGAGCACTGCGCAGGACCAGAGCTGCTGGGTGGTCTGTGGCAGAGGCCATGTGGTCGGTGCTCTGGCTGGCTGTCACTGCTCCAG GGAAGGCAGCCTCTGGAACCTTCTGGTGGCTAGGGAGTGGCTGGTACCAATTTGTTACTTTGATTTCCTGGCTGAATGTGTTTCTTCTTACCAG gtgCCTTCGAAATATTTGCAAGGTTTTTGTCTTGCTGCTCCCACTCCTACTTTTATTAG GTGCTGGTTTCTCCTTGTGGGGCCAGGGCAACTTCTTCTCACTCCTACCAATGTTGAATTGGACGGCCATGCAGCCAGCGCAGAGGGTGGACAATCCCAAGGACATGCACAGACCCGGCCCTCTTTCCCCGAGTCCACCTCTCAAG GTTGATCCCATGGCTTCCCAGTGGCCTCAGGAGAGTGATATGGGGCAGAAGATAGCCTCTTTGAGTGCACAGTGCCACAACCATGATGAGAGACTCGCAGAGCTGACAGTCCTGCTTCAGAAACTCCAGATACGGGTAGACCAAGTGGATGACGGCAGGGAAGGGCTGTCACTGTGGGTCAAGGATATGGTTGGACAGCACCTGCAGGAGATTGGCTCCATAGAACCACCTGATGCTAAG ACTGACTTCCTGACTTTACACCATGACCATGAAGTGCGTCTCTCCAGTTTGGAAGATGTTCTTAGAAAACTGACTGAAAAATCTGAG GCTATCCAGAAGGAGCTGGAGGAAACCAAGCTGAGAGCAGGCAG CAGGGATGAAGAGCAGCCCCTCCTTGACCGTGTGCAGCACCTAGAACTGGAGCTGAACCTGCTGAAGTCACAGCTGTCGGACTGGCAGCATCTGAGGAGCAGCTGTGAGCAG GCTGATGCCCGCATCCAGGAGACTGTGCAGCTCATGTTCTCTGAGGACCAGCCGGGCGGCTCCCTCGAGTGGCTGTTACAGAAGCTTTCTTCTCGGTTCGTGAGCAAGGATGAGCTGCAGGTGCTTTTGCATGACCTTGAGCTGAAACTACTGCAGAATATCACACACCACATCACCGTCACAGGCCAGGCTCCGACATCCGAGGCCATTGTGTCTGCCATGAGTCAGGCAGGGATTTCAGGAATCACAGAAGCG CAAGCACATATCATTGTGAACAATGCTCTGAGGCTGTACTCCCAAGACAAGACTGGGATGGTGGACTTTGCTCTGGAGTCTGGAG GTGGCAGCATCCTAAGCACTCGGTGCTCTGAGACCTATGAGACCAAGACGGCACTGCTGAGCCTGTTCGGGGTCCCACTGTGGTACTTCTCACAGTCACCTCGAGTGGTAATCCAG CCCGACATCTACCCGGGGAATTGCTGGGCATTTAAGGGTTCCCAGGGGTACCTGGTAGTTCGCTTGTCCATGAAGATCTACCCAACCACGTTCACCATGGAGCACATTCCAAAGACGCTGTCACCGACTGGTAACATCTCCAGTGCCCCCAGAGACTTTGCAGTCTAT GGACTGGAAACCGAGTATCAGGAAGAGGGGCAGCCTCTGGGACGGTTCACCTATGACCAGGAAGGGGACTCACTCCAGATGTTCCACACACTG gaaagacctgaccAAGGGTTCCAGATAGTAGAGCTCCGGGTTCTGTCCAACTGGGGCCACCCTGAGTACACTTGCCTCTACCGGTTCCGAGTCCACGGAGAGCCCATCCAGTAG
- the Sun1 gene encoding SUN domain-containing protein 1 isoform X6, producing MWRVFVPRPGRCGRGLRRRREAAWSEPVNMDFSRLHTYTPPQCVPENTGYTYALSSSYSSDALDFETEHRLEPVFDSPRMSRRSLRLITTTAAYSSGDGQTVDTHISTSRATPAKGRETRTVKQRSASKPAFSINHLSGKGLSSSTSHDSSCSLRSATVLRHPVLDESLIREQTKVDHFWGLDDDGDLKGGNKAATQGNGELAAEVASSNGYTCRDCRMLSARTDALTAHSAVHGPTSRVYSRDRTLRPRGASFYLDRTLWLAKYTSSSFASFIVQLFQVVLMKLNFESETYKLKGYESRAYESQSYETKSHESEAHLGHCGRMTAGELSRVDGESLCDDCKGKKHLETHTTTHSQLSQPHRAAGAMGRLCTYTGKAASGTFWWLGSGWYQFVTLISWLNVFLLTRCLRNICKVFVLLLPLLLLLGAGFSLWGQGNFFSLLPMLNWTAMQPAQRVDNPKDMHRPGPLSPSPPLKVDPMASQWPQESDMGQKIASLSAQCHNHDERLAELTVLLQKLQIRVDQVDDGREGLSLWVKDMVGQHLQEIGSIEPPDAKTDFLTLHHDHEVRLSSLEDVLRKLTEKSEAIQKELEETKLRAGSRDEEQPLLDRVQHLELELNLLKSQLSDWQHLRSSCEQADARIQETVQLMFSEDQPGGSLEWLLQKLSSRFVSKDELQVLLHDLELKLLQNITHHITVTGQAPTSEAIVSAMSQAGISGITEAQAHIIVNNALRLYSQDKTGMVDFALESGGGSILSTRCSETYETKTALLSLFGVPLWYFSQSPRVVIQPDIYPGNCWAFKGSQGYLVVRLSMKIYPTTFTMEHIPKTLSPTGNISSAPRDFAVYGLETEYQEEGQPLGRFTYDQEGDSLQMFHTLERPDQGFQIVELRVLSNWGHPEYTCLYRFRVHGEPIQ from the exons TTCTAGTTATTCTTCGGATGCTCTGGATTTTGAGACTGAACACAGATTGGAACCTGTCTTTGACTCTCCAAGGATGTCCCGCCGTAGCTTGCGCCTGATCACAACAACAGCTGCATACAGCAGTGGGGACGGCCAGACTGTTGACACTCACATCAGCACCAGCAGGGCCACCCCGGCCAAGGGGAGAGAAACCAG GACAGTCAAACAGAGAAGTGCAAGCAAGCCAGCTTTTAGTATCAACCACCTGTCAGGGAAGGGCTTGTCCTCAAGCACAAGCCATGACAGCTCTTGCAGCCTGCGGAGTGCCACGGTGCTGCGGCATCCTGTGCTAGACGAGTCTCTGATTCGTGAGCAGACCAAAGTGGACCACTTCTGGG gtcTCGATGATGATGGCGACCTTAAAG GTGGAAATAAAGCTGCCACTCAGGGAAATGGTGAACTGGCAGCAGAGGTGGCGAGCAGCAACGGATACACCTGCCGCGACTGCAGGATGCTCTCGGCTCGGACAGACGCTCTCACAGCCCACTCTGCCGTCCACGGGCCCACCTCAAGGGTTTACTCCAGAGATAGGACTCTCAGACCCC GCGGTGCGTCCTTTTACCTGGATAGGACTCTGTGGCTGGCCAAGtacacctcctcctcctttgcgTCATTCATAGTTCAACTTTTTCAAGTGGTTTTAATGAAGCTCAATTTTGAATCAGAAACTTACAAATTGAAAGGCTATGAATCCAGAGCTTATGAATCACAGAGCTATGAGACAAAGAGCCATGAGTCAGAag CCCATCTCGGTCACTGTGGGAGGATGACTGCCGGAGAACTTTCCAGAGTGGACGGGGAGTCCCTGT GTGATGACTGTAAGGGGAAGAAGCACCTTGAGACACACACAACCACCCACTCGCAACTGTCCCAGCCACACAGGGCGGCAGGGGCCATGGGGCGCCTCTGCACCTACACAG GGAAGGCAGCCTCTGGAACCTTCTGGTGGCTAGGGAGTGGCTGGTACCAATTTGTTACTTTGATTTCCTGGCTGAATGTGTTTCTTCTTACCAG gtgCCTTCGAAATATTTGCAAGGTTTTTGTCTTGCTGCTCCCACTCCTACTTTTATTAG GTGCTGGTTTCTCCTTGTGGGGCCAGGGCAACTTCTTCTCACTCCTACCAATGTTGAATTGGACGGCCATGCAGCCAGCGCAGAGGGTGGACAATCCCAAGGACATGCACAGACCCGGCCCTCTTTCCCCGAGTCCACCTCTCAAG GTTGATCCCATGGCTTCCCAGTGGCCTCAGGAGAGTGATATGGGGCAGAAGATAGCCTCTTTGAGTGCACAGTGCCACAACCATGATGAGAGACTCGCAGAGCTGACAGTCCTGCTTCAGAAACTCCAGATACGGGTAGACCAAGTGGATGACGGCAGGGAAGGGCTGTCACTGTGGGTCAAGGATATGGTTGGACAGCACCTGCAGGAGATTGGCTCCATAGAACCACCTGATGCTAAG ACTGACTTCCTGACTTTACACCATGACCATGAAGTGCGTCTCTCCAGTTTGGAAGATGTTCTTAGAAAACTGACTGAAAAATCTGAG GCTATCCAGAAGGAGCTGGAGGAAACCAAGCTGAGAGCAGGCAG CAGGGATGAAGAGCAGCCCCTCCTTGACCGTGTGCAGCACCTAGAACTGGAGCTGAACCTGCTGAAGTCACAGCTGTCGGACTGGCAGCATCTGAGGAGCAGCTGTGAGCAG GCTGATGCCCGCATCCAGGAGACTGTGCAGCTCATGTTCTCTGAGGACCAGCCGGGCGGCTCCCTCGAGTGGCTGTTACAGAAGCTTTCTTCTCGGTTCGTGAGCAAGGATGAGCTGCAGGTGCTTTTGCATGACCTTGAGCTGAAACTACTGCAGAATATCACACACCACATCACCGTCACAGGCCAGGCTCCGACATCCGAGGCCATTGTGTCTGCCATGAGTCAGGCAGGGATTTCAGGAATCACAGAAGCG CAAGCACATATCATTGTGAACAATGCTCTGAGGCTGTACTCCCAAGACAAGACTGGGATGGTGGACTTTGCTCTGGAGTCTGGAG GTGGCAGCATCCTAAGCACTCGGTGCTCTGAGACCTATGAGACCAAGACGGCACTGCTGAGCCTGTTCGGGGTCCCACTGTGGTACTTCTCACAGTCACCTCGAGTGGTAATCCAG CCCGACATCTACCCGGGGAATTGCTGGGCATTTAAGGGTTCCCAGGGGTACCTGGTAGTTCGCTTGTCCATGAAGATCTACCCAACCACGTTCACCATGGAGCACATTCCAAAGACGCTGTCACCGACTGGTAACATCTCCAGTGCCCCCAGAGACTTTGCAGTCTAT GGACTGGAAACCGAGTATCAGGAAGAGGGGCAGCCTCTGGGACGGTTCACCTATGACCAGGAAGGGGACTCACTCCAGATGTTCCACACACTG gaaagacctgaccAAGGGTTCCAGATAGTAGAGCTCCGGGTTCTGTCCAACTGGGGCCACCCTGAGTACACTTGCCTCTACCGGTTCCGAGTCCACGGAGAGCCCATCCAGTAG